The genomic segment TACGGGGCCGTCGAGGAGGGCGCGCTCTGCCCGAAGAAGGACGGCGGCCCCCTGACGTGGCCCAAGGCCCCCGACGTCACCGGCGCGGTCTACGCCAAGGCCGTCACGGCGCTGACCAAGGCCGGGCTGAGCGAGGGCGGCATCAGTGCCGACTCGGCGTACAAGGACGTCACCGTCGCCTCGGCCGACGTGGAGGACGACCCGGACGACTACACGGTCTGCTTCCAGTCCCTCAAGGCCGGCAGCGACATCAAGCCCGGCACCAAGACGAAGCTGACCGTGGTCGAGGGCAGCTCGTGCCCGTCGGCGAAGGGCACCTACAAGGACCGGACGAACGACCCCTCCTACACCCCGCCGGCCCCGGCGCGCGACAGCGGATCCGGCGACTCGTCGGGTGGCTCGACGGGCGGCGGCTCCGGCGGCAGCGGCGACACCGGCCAGGGGGCCGGAGGGTGCGAACTGACGTCCCCGGCGGGCAACTGCTACCGGGCCGGCCAGTTCTGCGCCAACAAGCACCTCGGGATGCAGACCCATGACGCCGGCGGACGGATCATCTACTGCAAGGAGCGCGCCGACGGGCAGCGCTGGAACTACTCGTAGCCGGTCGCGGCCGGCGCACGCCCTGCGGTGAACCGGCCCTCCGGCCGGTGCGGCACGGGTGACGCGGCCCGTCCGGCCGGCCCGCCGGCCCCGGTTGTGCCCCGTGCACCGGCTGCAGCACGCGCCCCGGGCATCCTCGACGGGACCCGGGGCGCCCGGTTCCGCCCGGGGTTGGTGCTCCCGGCGTCTCCCGTCCGCTCGGCGGACCTCTCAGAGGGCTACGACGGTCACCGCGCTGTCGAGCCCTTTGAAGTCATCCGGATTGCGGGTGAACAGCGGCAAACCGTGGACGGAGGCGATTGCGGCGATCATCAGGTCCAGCCTGCGGGGGCGGGGATTGCGGTTGGCTGCGAGGGTGAGAGACACCAGAGTGCCGTAGCGCGCGGCAGCGTCGCCGTCGAAGGGCAGGGGATCGAAGTCGGCGACGGCTGCCCCCAGTTTCTCCATCCTTGCAGCCCTGGCCGCCGGGTCCTGGGCCACCGCCACGCCCTGCTGCAGTTCGGCCATGGTGACGGCGGTGAGCTCGGGAGTGGCGGGCAGGGCCGCAGGATCGAGCAGACCCAGGTCGATGTAGGTGCAGGTGTCCAGAACCCCGGAGGGGAAGCGGTCAGCCACGGTGGCGCTGCCACGGGTCCTCGTCGACGCGCTCCTCGGAGCCGAAGAACTCGTCTCCTTCCCGGCGCATAGCCGCATAGTCGACACGGGGAAGTCCGCGATGCCGCTCCACGAGCTCCTCGGCGCTCAGTCCGCGCCTGCGGCGGATGGGGCGCAGTTCGGCGACCTCCGTGCCGTTCCGTGTGATGTGGTAAACGTCGCCCGCCTCGACCGCGTCCATGACGGCCGCGGAATTGTTGCGGAACTCGCGCTGGCTGATCGTTTTCATGAAACCAGTGTAGCTCTGCGTGTCTCGCTGGGCTACGCCAGTTGTGCCGGGAGCTCCCGCGGGGATCCTCATCCGAGTCCGGGACCGGGCGCGGCGTCCGGTCAGAGGTACGTGACGCCGGTCAGGTTCTCGGCGGCGGTCCACAGGCGCTGTCCGGTGGCCGGTGCGGCGGCTTCGGTGCTGGGGCGGACCTCGGTGACGTCGCCGCGGAGCTCCCAGGGTCCGGACGGTCCGAAGAACTGTCCGCCGCGGACACCGGGGGCGGTCGCGGCGAAGAGCTGGGGCAGTGCTCCGCGCTCCGCCGGCTGGGTCAGGAGGAGGCCGCCCCGTGCGACGATCCGGCCCGCGCGGCCACGGTGTTCCCAGGCCCGGGGTGTGAGGTTGGACCGGGAGAGCCCGGGGTGGGCGAGGACGCTGGTGATCCGTGAGCCCGCGGCGCGCAGCCGGCGGTCGAGTTCGAGGCCGAAGACGGTGGTGGCGAGTTTGGAACGGCCGTACGCGCGGGCGGCGTCGTAGGAGCGCTGTGACATGAGGTCGTCGAAGTCGAGGCGGGCGTTCTTGTGGGTGATGGAGCTGAGGCCGACCACCCTGGGGGCGTCGGCCCGGGCGAGTGTGCCGAGCAGCA from the Streptomyces xinghaiensis S187 genome contains:
- a CDS encoding Stk1 family PASTA domain-containing Ser/Thr kinase, whose protein sequence is MTRGRSAVLGVLAVALLGACSGGDPRAEPRETVTATATTTVTAKPERMPSQKGTRLGEARKAAEAAGYTPSAHNASKGDTDPAGSWTVCFEDIGYGTVDYGAVEEGALCPKKDGGPLTWPKAPDVTGAVYAKAVTALTKAGLSEGGISADSAYKDVTVASADVEDDPDDYTVCFQSLKAGSDIKPGTKTKLTVVEGSSCPSAKGTYKDRTNDPSYTPPAPARDSGSGDSSGGSTGGGSGGSGDTGQGAGGCELTSPAGNCYRAGQFCANKHLGMQTHDAGGRIIYCKERADGQRWNYS
- a CDS encoding type II toxin-antitoxin system VapC family toxin, which codes for MADRFPSGVLDTCTYIDLGLLDPAALPATPELTAVTMAELQQGVAVAQDPAARAARMEKLGAAVADFDPLPFDGDAAARYGTLVSLTLAANRNPRPRRLDLMIAAIASVHGLPLFTRNPDDFKGLDSAVTVVAL
- a CDS encoding type II toxin-antitoxin system Phd/YefM family antitoxin, with the protein product MKTISQREFRNNSAAVMDAVEAGDVYHITRNGTEVAELRPIRRRRGLSAEELVERHRGLPRVDYAAMRREGDEFFGSEERVDEDPWQRHRG
- a CDS encoding oxidoreductase; this encodes MAAWSTRQIPDQHGRTAVVTGANSGLGLVTATELARHGAKVVLAVRNVAAGARAAALIGDAVPRARTEVRELDLASLSSVRTFAKELTADHPAVDLLVNNAGLVLLGPAHTTADGFELHLGTNMLGHFALTGLLLGTLARADAPRVVGLSSITHKNARLDFDDLMSQRSYDAARAYGRSKLATTVFGLELDRRLRAAGSRITSVLAHPGLSRSNLTPRAWEHRGRAGRIVARGGLLLTQPAERGALPQLFAATAPGVRGGQFFGPSGPWELRGDVTEVRPSTEAAAPATGQRLWTAAENLTGVTYL